Proteins from a genomic interval of Hornefia porci:
- a CDS encoding PrsW family intramembrane metalloprotease, giving the protein MTIILFAALFPPVFLMVRIYRMDKIEREPGGLILKLFLFGAVAAIAAGVLESIFEGVLQAVFYKNSLAYRLALYFLVVGWTEEGVKHFALKRGSWNHPAFDYRFDAVVYSVAAALGFAAFENVGYVFAYGLNVALGRALTAIPGHCIFGIFMGYYYGTAKHFAVRGEPVRAQLYQRISILMPVLMHGFYDFCATSGNGAASGVFLLYVILLDIVAFTRIHRYEKEDRRIEA; this is encoded by the coding sequence ATGACGATTATTTTGTTTGCAGCGCTTTTTCCGCCGGTTTTTCTGATGGTCCGGATATACCGGATGGACAAGATCGAAAGAGAGCCGGGAGGACTGATTCTGAAGCTGTTCCTGTTTGGCGCTGTCGCCGCCATAGCGGCGGGCGTGCTCGAGAGCATCTTCGAGGGCGTGCTCCAGGCTGTATTTTACAAAAATTCGCTGGCCTACCGGCTGGCGCTGTATTTTCTCGTGGTGGGCTGGACCGAGGAGGGAGTCAAGCATTTCGCTCTGAAACGGGGCAGCTGGAACCATCCGGCCTTTGACTACCGGTTCGATGCGGTGGTGTATTCTGTGGCGGCGGCTCTGGGCTTTGCGGCGTTTGAGAATGTGGGCTACGTGTTCGCATACGGACTGAACGTGGCGCTGGGACGGGCGCTCACGGCGATTCCCGGACACTGTATTTTCGGCATTTTCATGGGGTATTATTACGGAACGGCAAAGCATTTCGCCGTCCGCGGAGAACCGGTCCGGGCGCAGCTTTATCAGCGAATAAGCATCCTTATGCCGGTGCTGATGCACGGGTTTTATGACTTCTGCGCCACCTCCGGGAACGGAGCAGCCAGCGGCGTGTTTCTGCTCTACGTTATCCTGCTGGACATCGTGGCCTTTACCCGGATTCACCGGTATGAAAAGGAGGATCGCAGGATAGAGGCGTAG
- the cbiD gene encoding cobalt-precorrin-5B (C(1))-methyltransferase CbiD, whose product MQEEYDVVHGKKLRRGYTTGSTAAAAAAAAVEMLLSGQAVLHAGIRLPGGERAVFDIENIEITEDRVLCSVTKDGGDDPDATTGLAIYAEASWRRSPGEQRIMLEAGEGVGRVTKQGLACAVGEPAINPVPRKMILENVGRILDRSRCEAPVLIRISVPGGQEVAKKTFNPRLGILGGISILGTTGIVEPMSEKALIGSIHVEIDRCAAEDPERLLIAPGNYGRTFCRETLGLDIGRSAQISNYVGESLDYIRYKGFSEALLVGHAGKLVKIAAGVMNTHSSVADCRMEVIAAHAAALGASSRTVGELLECVTTEEAFRIIREEEYYEALKRRILDRMLHHLRARLREEVRIEAVMFTSIGGEVIKSGGADRLIREIRQQQGASA is encoded by the coding sequence ATGCAGGAAGAATACGATGTAGTGCACGGGAAAAAGCTTCGTCGCGGATACACGACGGGAAGCACGGCTGCTGCTGCGGCGGCTGCCGCGGTGGAAATGCTTTTGTCGGGGCAGGCGGTCCTCCACGCCGGAATCCGCCTCCCCGGCGGAGAGCGGGCGGTTTTCGACATCGAGAACATCGAGATCACGGAGGACCGGGTTTTGTGTTCGGTTACAAAAGACGGCGGGGACGATCCGGACGCGACCACGGGGCTTGCGATTTATGCGGAGGCGTCTTGGCGGAGGTCGCCCGGGGAACAAAGGATTATGCTGGAGGCCGGCGAGGGCGTCGGGCGGGTCACGAAGCAGGGGCTCGCATGTGCTGTGGGGGAACCGGCCATCAATCCCGTACCCCGGAAAATGATCCTGGAGAATGTGGGACGGATTCTGGACCGCAGCAGGTGTGAGGCTCCGGTGCTTATCCGGATTTCCGTTCCCGGAGGACAGGAGGTGGCGAAGAAAACCTTCAATCCCCGGCTGGGAATCCTGGGCGGCATTTCAATTCTCGGAACCACGGGAATCGTGGAGCCCATGAGCGAGAAGGCGCTGATCGGTTCGATTCATGTGGAGATCGACCGCTGCGCTGCGGAGGATCCGGAACGGCTCCTGATTGCTCCGGGAAATTACGGAAGGACATTCTGCCGGGAGACGCTGGGGCTGGACATCGGTCGTTCGGCGCAGATCTCCAATTATGTGGGAGAATCGCTGGACTATATACGGTACAAAGGCTTTTCGGAGGCGCTTCTGGTGGGACACGCCGGGAAGCTGGTGAAAATCGCGGCCGGCGTGATGAACACTCATTCCTCTGTCGCGGACTGCAGGATGGAGGTTATCGCGGCGCACGCCGCGGCGCTGGGAGCATCGTCCCGCACGGTCGGGGAACTTCTGGAATGCGTGACGACGGAGGAAGCCTTCCGTATAATCCGGGAGGAGGAATATTATGAGGCGCTGAAACGCCGGATCCTTGACAGAATGCTGCATCACCTGAGAGCCCGTCTGCGGGAGGAGGTCCGCATTGAGGCGGTCATGTTCACGTCTATTGGCGGTGAGGTGATAAAAAGCGGCGGTGCGGACCGGCTGATACGGGAGATCCGGCAGCAGCAGGGCGCTTCGGCGTGA
- a CDS encoding indolepyruvate oxidoreductase subunit beta, with protein MKNCLLCGVGGQGTVLASRIIAAAAMAKGLDARTAETIGMAQRGGSVVSHVRIGEVPGEKVTGPLVPEGSADVLIGFEPGEAARNLRYLRSDGVVIVCEQEVRPVTASLGQSGYRGEDAVAYLKQKAARCFVIDVERICGECGSPRVTNVALVGAMAGTGAMSLTVPDVEKALETRLRPSLLEMNRKALRMGAEGMNQL; from the coding sequence ATGAAGAATTGTCTTTTGTGCGGCGTCGGCGGACAGGGAACGGTGCTCGCTTCCCGGATCATCGCGGCGGCGGCCATGGCGAAGGGGCTGGACGCCAGAACGGCGGAAACCATCGGCATGGCGCAGAGAGGCGGCAGCGTGGTCAGCCATGTGCGTATCGGAGAAGTACCGGGAGAAAAGGTCACCGGACCGCTGGTTCCGGAGGGGAGTGCAGATGTGCTCATCGGATTTGAACCCGGGGAGGCGGCGCGGAATCTCAGGTACCTCCGGTCGGACGGAGTGGTGATCGTCTGCGAACAGGAGGTACGGCCCGTTACAGCGTCTCTGGGACAGAGCGGATACCGGGGTGAGGATGCTGTGGCATATCTGAAACAAAAAGCGGCGCGGTGCTTTGTCATCGATGTGGAACGAATCTGCGGGGAGTGCGGCTCTCCCAGGGTGACCAATGTGGCTCTCGTGGGCGCGATGGCCGGAACCGGCGCGATGTCGCTGACAGTTCCGGATGTGGAAAAGGCGCTGGAAACCCGACTCAGACCGTCGCTGCTGGAGATGAACAGAAAGGCTCTCAGAATGGGAGCAGAAGGAATGAATCAGCTATGA
- a CDS encoding cobalt-precorrin 5A hydrolase, which translates to MIGILAFTDTGRALAAKVEAALTAGSSAEPVDFFRGDRGTAREFVEEHFREYDRFLFIGAAGICVRLIAPCIQKKDRDPAVVVMDELGQFVIPILSGHIGGGNRFARELAALTGAQPVITTATDLHGKFAADVWAAEGGCRVLNTDAIRHVSGAVLRGERIGLWRGDFPLEGELPPELADVRTEEDAGQYECGVSVSLSGEPEPFAHTLKVVPRIVTLGIGCRRGTPEQSLERFAEQFLEEHHIHLRAVRQIATIELKKEEAALTSFCRRHGVPLRIFSARELMETEGVFHHSDFVEKITGADNICERSCVRAAEGRLLIPRTAEDGITMAAAVEDWKCRF; encoded by the coding sequence ATGATTGGAATCCTGGCCTTTACGGATACCGGAAGGGCACTGGCCGCGAAGGTTGAGGCGGCGCTGACTGCCGGATCTTCTGCTGAGCCGGTCGACTTCTTCCGTGGAGACAGAGGGACAGCAAGGGAGTTCGTCGAGGAGCATTTTCGTGAATACGACCGTTTCCTCTTCATCGGTGCGGCGGGGATCTGTGTGCGCCTCATCGCGCCCTGTATACAGAAAAAGGACAGGGATCCTGCGGTTGTCGTGATGGATGAGCTAGGGCAGTTTGTGATTCCGATACTTTCCGGGCATATCGGAGGAGGAAACCGGTTCGCAAGGGAGCTGGCGGCGCTGACCGGAGCTCAGCCGGTGATCACCACCGCAACCGATCTGCACGGGAAATTCGCCGCGGATGTCTGGGCTGCAGAGGGCGGATGCCGGGTTTTGAACACGGATGCCATTCGGCATGTATCCGGAGCTGTGCTGCGTGGTGAAAGAATCGGTCTCTGGAGAGGGGACTTCCCTCTGGAGGGCGAGCTTCCGCCGGAGCTTGCGGATGTGCGGACGGAGGAAGATGCGGGGCAGTATGAGTGCGGAGTTTCCGTGAGTCTGTCCGGCGAACCGGAGCCTTTCGCGCATACGCTGAAGGTCGTTCCGCGCATCGTCACCCTGGGAATCGGATGCCGCCGGGGTACGCCTGAACAGAGCCTGGAGCGCTTCGCGGAACAGTTCCTGGAGGAGCATCACATTCATCTCCGCGCCGTGCGTCAGATTGCTACAATCGAACTCAAAAAGGAAGAGGCGGCGCTGACATCCTTCTGCAGGAGACACGGCGTCCCCCTGCGGATTTTTTCCGCCCGGGAGCTGATGGAGACGGAGGGCGTCTTTCATCATTCAGATTTTGTTGAGAAGATAACAGGAGCCGATAATATCTGTGAACGCAGCTGTGTGCGGGCAGCAGAAGGAAGGCTTCTGATCCCGAGAACCGCGGAGGACGGTATCACCATGGCCGCGGCAGTAGAAGATTGGAAGTGCAGGTTTTGA
- a CDS encoding pyridoxal phosphate-dependent aminotransferase encodes MKIEKHGGNVYKYDGRVLDFSANLNPLGMPPEVKQAVLDGIDEYECYPDPDMRELKEAICRRTGVSTKHICCGNGGDDLIYRIVLAFRPKKALLVVPIFTEYEEALKLAECQIDYWFLKEENGFHLDDGIVGQIETGGYDMVILCSPNNPTGIPVEQKKITSIIYACHCSGARMLIDECFMDFVLGEENYTVLPRIEALPNVIILKSFTKLFAMAGLRLGFCLCGSAEDAAAVNGCMQTWPVSTPAAKAGIAALSLTDLEDQTRVRVALEREKLISALLGLGFRTYDSQANYIFFRSGEPLDEPLLEHSVLIRNCSNYRGLEDCPERGEYFYRIAVRTEEENRYIIRALTEILSGEQNSTQK; translated from the coding sequence TTGAAAATCGAAAAGCATGGCGGCAATGTATATAAATATGACGGCAGGGTTCTGGATTTTTCCGCGAATCTGAATCCTCTCGGAATGCCGCCGGAAGTGAAACAGGCGGTTCTGGACGGAATCGACGAATATGAATGTTATCCGGATCCGGATATGAGAGAGCTGAAGGAGGCCATCTGCAGGAGGACCGGCGTCAGCACGAAGCATATCTGCTGCGGAAACGGCGGTGACGATCTGATCTATCGTATCGTCCTGGCCTTTCGTCCGAAAAAGGCGCTGCTCGTTGTTCCTATCTTCACCGAATATGAGGAGGCGCTGAAGCTGGCGGAATGTCAGATTGACTACTGGTTTCTGAAGGAAGAAAACGGTTTTCATCTCGACGACGGCATCGTCGGACAGATTGAAACCGGCGGCTACGATATGGTAATCCTATGTTCGCCCAACAACCCCACCGGGATTCCGGTCGAACAGAAGAAAATCACCTCCATAATCTACGCCTGCCACTGCAGCGGCGCGCGCATGCTGATTGACGAATGCTTCATGGACTTTGTGCTGGGCGAGGAAAACTACACGGTGCTTCCCCGGATTGAAGCCTTGCCCAATGTGATTATACTGAAATCGTTTACCAAGCTCTTCGCTATGGCCGGATTACGGCTGGGCTTCTGCCTGTGCGGCAGTGCAGAGGACGCCGCGGCAGTGAACGGATGCATGCAGACCTGGCCGGTTTCCACGCCGGCGGCAAAGGCGGGAATCGCCGCCCTGTCCCTTACTGATCTGGAGGATCAGACCCGGGTTCGCGTCGCTCTGGAACGGGAAAAGCTTATCTCCGCTCTTCTGGGACTGGGCTTCAGAACCTACGATTCCCAGGCGAACTACATTTTCTTCCGCAGCGGCGAGCCCCTGGACGAGCCTCTGCTGGAGCATTCTGTGCTGATCCGCAACTGTTCCAATTACCGCGGGCTTGAGGACTGCCCGGAACGCGGCGAATATTTCTACCGTATCGCAGTGCGTACTGAGGAGGAAAACCGGTACATCATCCGCGCCCTGACGGAGATTCTTTCCGGCGAACAGAACAGCACGCAAAAATAA
- the deoC gene encoding deoxyribose-phosphate aldolase, with the protein MRNLNEYLDSTLLRPDATAAQIAALCHEAMEYEFRAVCIPPCYVSLARDILRGSSVKIATVVGFPLGNSATAVKAYETERAVGDGADEIDMVMNISYFKSGRHIDARDDIRAVVSAAAKGGAVVKVIIETCLLDEDEIRDACRLVMETGAAFVKTSTGFSTGGAAAEDVRVMKETVGDRLKIKAAGGIRDLAAAGELIGAGADRLGCSAAADVMEEWKES; encoded by the coding sequence ATGCGGAATTTGAATGAATATCTTGACAGCACACTTCTCCGGCCGGACGCGACGGCGGCGCAGATCGCCGCACTGTGTCACGAGGCGATGGAGTACGAGTTCAGGGCGGTCTGCATTCCGCCCTGCTATGTAAGCCTTGCGAGGGATATCCTGCGGGGAAGCAGCGTGAAGATCGCCACTGTCGTCGGTTTTCCCCTGGGAAACTCTGCGACAGCAGTGAAGGCATATGAAACGGAGCGGGCTGTCGGGGACGGTGCGGACGAAATCGATATGGTCATGAACATCAGCTATTTCAAATCGGGCCGGCATATCGACGCCAGGGACGACATTCGTGCGGTGGTTTCCGCCGCTGCGAAGGGCGGAGCTGTCGTAAAGGTGATTATCGAGACCTGCCTGCTGGATGAAGATGAGATCCGCGATGCCTGCAGACTTGTGATGGAAACGGGAGCGGCCTTTGTGAAGACGTCTACCGGATTCAGCACGGGAGGCGCTGCGGCAGAGGATGTCCGTGTCATGAAGGAAACGGTCGGCGACCGACTGAAAATCAAGGCGGCCGGCGGCATTCGGGATCTGGCAGCGGCCGGAGAGCTTATCGGTGCGGGCGCGGACCGTCTGGGCTGCAGCGCGGCTGCCGATGTCATGGAGGAATGGAAGGAATCCTGA
- a CDS encoding polyribonucleotide nucleotidyltransferase, with protein MARFTDYRTFKMAIGGRLLQLEIGKVCEQANGQVMVRYGESVVNVTVCASKEPREGADFFPLTCDYEERMYAAGKIPGGFIRREGRPSEKAILSCRLMDRPLRPLFPKGFYNDVSVVATVMSVDPDCETDVMAMIGSSVALAISDIPWDGPTGSVRVGRVDGEFVINPTLEQREVSDINLTVAGTGEAIMMVEAGAEEVPESVMLDAIFYAHEEIKKLVAFIDEVVAEVGKPKMDINLITPPEELENAVRAFATDRMNTALHTPDKLERLDNMDAVEVETQEHFAEEFPEGEKDIASILFQITKECMRAMVLDEGVRVDNRKLDEIRPVWCETGMLPRVHGTGLFKRGQTQALSACTLAPLSEVQRIDGLTEQTEKRYIHHYNFPGYSTGEPKPPRSPGRREIGHGALAERALLPVLPDKEEFPYAIRVVSDILSSNGSTSMASTCGSCLALMDAGVPIRRPVAGIAMGLIERVEEDGTSKMAILSDIQGMEDFMGDMDFKVTGTEVGVTAMQMDIKVHGLSREIMEQALRQAREGRMHIMEIMKEEIAEPRPELSKYAPRCISMTIDPDKIRIVIGPGGKTINKIVDECNVKIDIDEDDLGLVTIYSENMEGAEEARRRIELLTKDVEVGEVYEGTVMRIMNFGAFIEVLPGKEGLLHISKMAKGRVERVEDVMNIGDKVMVKVYEIDKQNRINLVRADLDK; from the coding sequence ATGGCAAGATTTACAGATTACAGAACATTTAAAATGGCGATCGGCGGGAGGCTTCTTCAGCTGGAGATCGGCAAGGTGTGCGAGCAGGCGAACGGACAGGTTATGGTGAGGTACGGAGAGTCCGTCGTCAACGTTACAGTATGCGCCTCCAAGGAGCCGAGAGAGGGAGCGGATTTTTTCCCGCTGACCTGTGATTATGAGGAGAGAATGTACGCCGCGGGCAAGATCCCGGGCGGATTTATCCGCAGAGAGGGCAGACCCAGCGAGAAGGCGATCCTCAGCTGCCGTCTGATGGACAGACCGCTGAGACCGCTGTTCCCCAAGGGCTTCTATAACGATGTCAGCGTGGTGGCAACAGTCATGTCCGTGGATCCGGACTGTGAGACGGACGTCATGGCGATGATCGGTTCATCGGTTGCGCTGGCGATTTCCGATATTCCGTGGGACGGACCGACCGGTTCCGTTCGCGTGGGACGGGTGGACGGAGAATTCGTCATCAACCCGACGCTGGAGCAGAGAGAGGTCAGCGATATCAATCTGACGGTTGCCGGAACCGGCGAGGCCATCATGATGGTAGAGGCCGGCGCAGAGGAAGTGCCGGAGAGCGTTATGCTGGACGCTATCTTCTACGCTCATGAGGAGATTAAAAAGCTGGTCGCCTTCATCGACGAGGTGGTGGCAGAGGTCGGAAAGCCGAAAATGGACATCAACCTCATCACTCCGCCGGAAGAGCTGGAGAATGCAGTCAGAGCCTTCGCCACGGACAGAATGAATACCGCGCTGCATACTCCCGACAAGCTGGAACGGCTGGACAATATGGACGCCGTCGAGGTGGAGACACAGGAGCATTTCGCGGAGGAATTCCCGGAAGGCGAAAAAGACATCGCGAGTATTTTGTTCCAGATCACAAAGGAATGTATGCGCGCTATGGTTCTGGACGAGGGCGTGCGTGTGGATAACAGAAAACTGGACGAGATCCGTCCGGTCTGGTGCGAGACCGGAATGCTGCCGAGAGTACACGGCACAGGACTGTTCAAGAGAGGGCAGACCCAGGCTTTGTCCGCGTGTACACTGGCGCCTCTTTCCGAGGTGCAGCGCATCGACGGACTGACAGAGCAGACGGAAAAACGCTACATTCACCACTATAATTTCCCCGGCTATTCCACGGGAGAGCCGAAGCCGCCCCGCAGCCCGGGACGCCGTGAGATCGGGCACGGAGCCCTGGCGGAGAGAGCGCTGCTGCCGGTGCTTCCGGACAAAGAAGAATTCCCTTACGCGATACGCGTGGTTTCGGATATTCTGTCTTCGAACGGCTCCACGTCGATGGCCTCCACATGCGGCTCCTGTCTGGCGCTGATGGACGCCGGCGTCCCCATCCGCAGACCGGTTGCAGGCATCGCCATGGGACTGATTGAGCGCGTGGAAGAGGACGGAACCAGCAAGATGGCAATCCTCAGCGACATTCAGGGAATGGAAGACTTCATGGGCGACATGGACTTCAAGGTAACAGGAACGGAAGTGGGCGTCACTGCCATGCAGATGGACATCAAGGTTCACGGACTGTCCAGAGAAATCATGGAGCAGGCGCTGAGACAGGCCCGCGAAGGCAGAATGCACATCATGGAAATCATGAAGGAGGAAATCGCGGAGCCGAGACCGGAGCTGTCCAAGTATGCGCCGCGCTGCATCTCCATGACCATCGATCCGGATAAGATCCGCATCGTCATCGGACCGGGAGGAAAGACCATCAACAAAATCGTGGACGAATGCAATGTCAAGATCGACATTGACGAAGACGATCTGGGACTGGTCACCATCTATTCCGAGAACATGGAAGGCGCGGAAGAGGCCCGCAGACGCATCGAGCTCCTGACCAAGGATGTTGAGGTCGGTGAGGTCTACGAGGGCACTGTCATGCGCATCATGAACTTCGGCGCGTTCATCGAGGTTCTGCCCGGCAAGGAGGGTCTGCTCCACATCTCCAAGATGGCGAAGGGCCGTGTCGAGAGAGTGGAAGATGTGATGAACATCGGCGACAAAGTCATGGTCAAGGTTTACGAGATCGACAAGCAGAACCGGATCAATCTGGTTCGTGCGGACCTGGACAAATAA
- the cobM gene encoding precorrin-4 C(11)-methyltransferase, whose product MVYFIGAGPGAEDLITVRGARLLEEADVIIYAGSLVNPALLKRAKPECEIYDSAGMTLEQVIAVMDSGRDRCVVRLHTGDPCIYGAIREQMDRLEELGIEYSYVPGVSSFIGAASALNAEYTLPDVSQTVILTRMAGRTPVPEKEEISSLARHGATMVVFLTSTMLEELSRRLIEGGYAPDSPAAIVYKATWPDQKVIRTTVENIPRAAEENGIHKMALILVGGFLGDRYERSRLYDPGFSHQFREAEK is encoded by the coding sequence ATGGTTTATTTTATCGGAGCAGGACCGGGCGCGGAGGACCTCATTACAGTCCGGGGCGCAAGGCTTCTTGAAGAGGCGGACGTCATCATTTACGCCGGGTCGCTGGTCAATCCGGCGCTGCTGAAGAGGGCGAAGCCGGAATGTGAAATTTACGACAGCGCCGGCATGACGCTGGAGCAGGTTATTGCGGTGATGGACAGCGGCAGAGACCGCTGCGTGGTGCGTCTTCATACGGGGGATCCCTGTATCTACGGCGCGATACGGGAGCAGATGGACCGTCTGGAGGAGCTTGGAATCGAGTACAGCTATGTGCCGGGAGTCAGTTCCTTCATCGGAGCGGCGTCTGCGCTGAATGCGGAATATACTCTGCCGGATGTGAGCCAGACGGTGATTCTGACCAGAATGGCGGGCCGGACGCCGGTTCCGGAGAAGGAGGAGATATCCTCCCTGGCGCGGCACGGGGCAACCATGGTGGTCTTCCTGACCTCAACGATGCTGGAGGAACTTTCCCGCAGGCTTATCGAGGGCGGCTATGCGCCGGATTCTCCTGCGGCTATTGTATACAAGGCGACCTGGCCGGATCAGAAGGTGATTCGTACGACCGTGGAGAATATTCCCCGCGCGGCAGAGGAGAACGGAATTCACAAGATGGCTCTGATTCTGGTGGGAGGCTTCCTGGGCGATCGGTACGAGCGCTCCAGATTATATGATCCGGGCTTCAGTCACCAGTTCCGGGAGGCGGAGAAATGA
- the rpsO gene encoding 30S ribosomal protein S15 codes for MITKEKKQAIIQEYATGDNDTGSPEVQVAILTARINELNEHLKEHKHDHHSRRGLLKMVGKRRNLLNYLKEADIERYRSLITRLGLRK; via the coding sequence ATGATTACAAAGGAAAAGAAGCAGGCGATTATTCAGGAATATGCAACCGGGGACAATGATACGGGCTCTCCCGAGGTTCAGGTCGCTATTCTGACAGCCAGAATCAACGAGCTGAACGAGCATCTGAAGGAGCACAAGCACGACCATCATTCCAGAAGAGGTCTTCTGAAAATGGTAGGTAAGAGAAGAAACCTTCTGAACTACCTGAAGGAAGCGGATATCGAAAGATACAGAAGCCTGATCACTCGTTTAGGATTGAGAAAGTAG
- a CDS encoding queuosine precursor transporter, with product MLTNELILILTLLVEYSAVVVCYRLLGEHGLYMWIALATIAANIEVLILVRAFGMEMTLGNILFASTFLVTDIVSEIYGKEDSKRAVRIGIATSLCFVVISSSWLLYTPSSGDFAMPAVRTVFSHTPRLMAASLAVYVIVQFFDVWLYHKWWGFTERKFHDRDRFLWLRNNGSTLVSQLLNTVLYPFFAFAGTYPAGTLVSIMISSYVIFIVTSLADTPFVYLCRRISRRQIAAEQTAESGA from the coding sequence ATGCTTACAAATGAACTGATTCTGATTCTTACGCTTCTCGTCGAGTACAGCGCCGTCGTGGTCTGCTACCGGCTTCTGGGAGAGCACGGCCTGTATATGTGGATCGCGCTGGCCACCATCGCGGCGAATATCGAGGTGCTGATTCTGGTGCGCGCCTTCGGAATGGAAATGACGCTGGGTAATATCCTCTTCGCCTCCACCTTCCTGGTCACCGACATCGTCAGCGAGATATACGGAAAGGAGGACTCCAAGCGTGCCGTCCGCATCGGAATAGCCACCTCCCTGTGCTTTGTGGTCATCTCCTCCTCCTGGCTCCTGTACACCCCCTCCTCCGGCGACTTCGCGATGCCTGCCGTCAGAACCGTCTTTTCGCATACGCCGAGACTTATGGCCGCCTCCCTCGCCGTATATGTCATCGTCCAGTTCTTTGACGTATGGCTTTATCACAAATGGTGGGGCTTCACCGAGAGGAAATTCCACGACAGGGACCGTTTCCTCTGGCTGCGGAACAACGGTTCCACGCTGGTCTCCCAGCTGCTGAACACCGTACTCTATCCGTTCTTCGCGTTTGCGGGCACCTATCCTGCGGGGACACTGGTTTCAATCATGATTTCCTCCTACGTGATCTTCATCGTCACCAGTCTTGCGGACACGCCCTTCGTATACCTCTGCCGCCGGATTTCCCGCAGACAGATTGCCGCAGAGCAGACGGCGGAATCCGGAGCATAA
- a CDS encoding phenylacetate--CoA ligase family protein, translating into MKMKQEALEQIRAQMKRMKEAKGFYAKKLEGIEPEDIRSQEDFEKLPFSEKADLRDAYPLGLSVVPEEKIVRIHSSSGTTGTPVIIPYTQKDVEDWAELFRRCYEIAGITNKDRIHITPGYGLWTAGIGFQLGAERLGAMAVPMGPGNTPKQIRFMEDLHTTVLCATSSYALLLAEEIEKRGVRDRLSLRKGVIGSERWGSKMRERIAHELGVELYDIYGLTEVYGPGIAINCEYNTGMHYFDDFFYFEIIDPKTGKNLPDGELGELVITTLQKEGAPLIRYRTHDLTRIIPNDVPCPCGRTLPRIDVILGRTDDMVKVHGVNMFPGQIEDALKEVQGASSEYQVFIDHENGRDKITLFVETGLEKDGYKELETQIKATVKSRIGVAVIPKAVEIGDLPRSEKKTTRVFDYRY; encoded by the coding sequence ATGAAAATGAAACAGGAAGCGCTGGAACAGATCCGGGCGCAGATGAAGAGAATGAAGGAAGCGAAGGGCTTCTACGCGAAAAAGCTGGAAGGCATCGAGCCGGAGGATATCCGGAGTCAGGAGGATTTTGAGAAGCTGCCTTTTTCCGAAAAGGCAGATCTGAGGGACGCTTATCCGCTGGGACTTTCTGTGGTTCCGGAGGAAAAGATTGTCCGGATCCATTCCTCCAGCGGCACCACCGGAACGCCGGTCATCATTCCTTACACGCAGAAGGATGTGGAGGACTGGGCGGAGCTGTTCCGCCGCTGTTATGAGATCGCGGGGATTACGAATAAAGACCGCATCCATATCACGCCGGGCTATGGTCTGTGGACGGCCGGCATCGGATTCCAGCTGGGAGCGGAACGTCTGGGAGCCATGGCGGTCCCCATGGGGCCGGGCAATACGCCGAAGCAGATCCGGTTTATGGAGGATCTCCATACGACAGTGCTTTGTGCCACCTCATCCTATGCGCTGCTTCTCGCCGAGGAAATTGAGAAGAGGGGCGTCAGAGACCGCCTCAGTCTGCGGAAGGGCGTCATCGGTTCAGAGCGCTGGGGCTCCAAGATGAGGGAGCGCATCGCTCATGAACTGGGAGTGGAACTCTATGATATCTACGGACTGACTGAGGTTTACGGACCGGGAATCGCGATCAACTGCGAATATAATACCGGCATGCATTACTTCGACGATTTCTTCTATTTTGAGATTATCGATCCGAAAACCGGAAAGAATCTGCCTGACGGTGAGCTGGGCGAGCTGGTCATCACGACTCTGCAGAAGGAGGGTGCTCCGCTGATCCGTTACCGCACTCACGACCTGACACGCATCATTCCGAACGACGTTCCCTGCCCCTGCGGACGGACGCTGCCCCGCATAGATGTGATTCTGGGACGGACGGACGACATGGTCAAGGTGCACGGCGTCAATATGTTCCCGGGACAGATCGAGGACGCGCTGAAGGAGGTTCAGGGCGCCAGCAGTGAATATCAGGTGTTCATCGATCACGAAAACGGGAGAGACAAGATCACTCTGTTCGTGGAAACCGGGCTGGAAAAGGACGGTTACAAGGAACTGGAGACGCAGATCAAGGCGACCGTCAAATCCCGTATCGGCGTGGCGGTCATTCCGAAGGCGGTGGAGATCGGCGACCTGCCCAGGAGCGAGAAGAAGACGACGAGAGTCTTCGATTACCGGTATTAG